A stretch of the Dyella telluris genome encodes the following:
- a CDS encoding chemotaxis protein CheA yields MSKAGLAQFQQVFIEESLEGLDTMESSLLALDEGGDGELVHTIFRAAHSIKGGAATFGFPEMSSFTHEAESLLDEVRGGKRAIDGAIIELLLRTVDCLRGMFARAQAGEPLNDAVAEGLRNELAAAMGRGAPAAAVQARRNVDQADAWTIRFRPHAGMLAGGNEPLRLIRELAGLGELQVTPSLDQLPAFAALEPTECHVGWTIELKGPVKRADIAAVFDWVEGECDLEIEARHVVAEAAPTPAAAPVATTTPAAPVADAGAARAQREASAESSSVRVSIDKIDGLINLVGELVITQSMLDTFREGDIDASRLAVLEQGLAQLARHTRELQESVMGIRMLPIASVFNRFPRMVRDISQKLGKQVKLELVGEQTELDKTVLEKIGDPMVHLVRNAIDHGLETPDKRRAAGKGDTGTLTLHASHRGGNVVVEVSDDGAGLNRDAIVNKAIQRGIISSAEGMSDDAVAELIFQPGFSTAAVTTDLSGRGVGMDVVRRNVADLGGTVTIRSTQGKGSVFTITLPLTLAIIDGLTAAVGEERYIVPLVSIVESVQLKADAVRSVAGGGELFRFRGEYLPVIRLHDAFACDNAIHAIDEGLMVVVEGDGARVGLFVDGLIGQQQAVVKSLEANYRRVQGVSGATILADGSVALIVDIAGLVRMQGRRKAA; encoded by the coding sequence ATGAGCAAGGCCGGTCTGGCGCAGTTCCAACAGGTATTCATCGAGGAGAGTCTGGAAGGACTCGACACGATGGAGTCGTCGCTGCTTGCGCTGGACGAAGGCGGCGACGGGGAGCTGGTGCACACCATCTTCCGCGCCGCGCACTCCATCAAGGGCGGTGCGGCTACCTTCGGGTTTCCGGAGATGTCTTCGTTCACCCACGAGGCGGAGTCGCTGCTGGACGAAGTCCGTGGCGGCAAGCGAGCCATCGACGGCGCCATCATCGAACTGCTGCTGCGCACGGTGGATTGCCTGCGCGGCATGTTCGCGCGTGCACAGGCCGGTGAGCCGCTCAACGATGCCGTGGCCGAAGGGCTGCGCAACGAGCTCGCCGCCGCCATGGGGCGCGGCGCGCCCGCGGCGGCGGTGCAGGCGCGGCGCAACGTGGACCAGGCCGATGCCTGGACCATCCGCTTTCGTCCGCACGCCGGCATGCTTGCCGGCGGCAACGAGCCGCTGCGCCTGATCCGCGAACTGGCCGGCCTCGGCGAGCTGCAGGTCACGCCATCGCTGGATCAGCTGCCGGCCTTCGCCGCGCTGGAACCCACCGAATGCCATGTCGGCTGGACCATCGAGCTGAAAGGCCCGGTCAAGCGTGCCGACATCGCCGCTGTGTTCGACTGGGTGGAAGGCGAGTGCGATCTGGAGATCGAGGCCAGGCACGTCGTGGCGGAAGCCGCGCCCACGCCGGCCGCCGCGCCGGTGGCCACCACGACACCGGCCGCACCCGTGGCCGATGCCGGTGCGGCACGCGCGCAGCGTGAAGCCAGCGCCGAATCAAGTTCGGTGCGCGTGTCGATCGACAAGATCGACGGACTGATCAACCTGGTGGGCGAGCTGGTGATTACCCAGTCCATGCTCGACACCTTCCGCGAAGGCGATATCGACGCTTCGCGGCTGGCCGTGCTCGAACAGGGCCTGGCCCAGCTGGCGCGCCACACGCGCGAGCTGCAGGAAAGCGTCATGGGCATCCGCATGTTGCCCATCGCTTCGGTATTCAACCGCTTCCCGCGCATGGTGCGCGACATCAGCCAGAAGCTGGGCAAGCAGGTCAAGCTGGAGCTGGTCGGCGAACAGACCGAGCTGGACAAGACGGTGCTGGAAAAAATCGGCGACCCGATGGTGCACCTGGTGCGCAACGCCATCGACCACGGCCTGGAAACGCCGGACAAGCGCCGCGCCGCGGGCAAGGGCGATACCGGCACGCTCACCTTGCATGCCTCGCATCGCGGCGGCAACGTGGTGGTTGAAGTATCCGATGATGGTGCGGGCCTCAACCGCGATGCCATCGTCAACAAGGCTATCCAGCGCGGCATCATCAGCAGTGCCGAAGGCATGAGCGACGATGCCGTGGCGGAACTGATCTTCCAGCCGGGCTTCTCCACCGCCGCGGTCACGACGGACCTGTCCGGTCGCGGCGTGGGCATGGACGTGGTCCGCCGCAACGTTGCCGATCTCGGCGGCACCGTCACCATCCGCAGCACGCAGGGCAAGGGGAGTGTGTTCACCATCACCCTGCCGCTGACGCTGGCGATCATCGATGGCCTGACCGCTGCGGTGGGTGAGGAACGCTACATCGTGCCGCTGGTGTCCATCGTCGAATCAGTGCAGCTGAAGGCCGATGCGGTGCGCAGCGTGGCCGGTGGCGGCGAGCTGTTCCGCTTCCGTGGGGAATACCTGCCGGTGATCCGCCTGCACGACGCGTTTGCCTGCGACAACGCCATCCATGCCATCGACGAAGGCTTGATGGTGGTGGTGGAAGGCGACGGTGCGCGCGTGGGCCTGTTCGTGGACGGCCTGATCGGCCAGCAGCAGGCCGTGGTGAAATCGCTCGAAGCCAATTACCGCCGCGTGCAGGGCGTTTCCGGCGCGACCATCCTGGCGGATGGTTCCGTGGCGCTGATCGTCGACATCGCCGGCCTGGTTCGCATGCAGGGTCGTCGCAAGGCGGCCTGA
- a CDS encoding response regulator, whose amino-acid sequence MAKILAVDDSASMRGMVAFTLRNAGHDVSEAENGQLALDAAKGGSFDLVLADVNMPVMDGISMVRELRTLPAYKGVPILMLTTESHTDKKMEGKAAGATGWLVKPFDPEQLLATVKRVLG is encoded by the coding sequence ATGGCAAAGATTCTTGCGGTTGACGATTCGGCTTCGATGCGCGGCATGGTGGCCTTCACCCTGCGCAACGCCGGCCACGATGTGAGCGAGGCGGAGAACGGCCAGCTGGCGCTGGACGCGGCCAAGGGCGGCAGCTTCGACCTGGTGCTGGCGGACGTGAACATGCCGGTGATGGACGGCATCAGCATGGTGCGCGAACTGCGCACGCTGCCGGCCTACAAGGGCGTGCCGATCCTGATGCTGACCACCGAGTCGCACACGGACAAGAAGATGGAAGGCAAGGCCGCCGGCGCAACCGGCTGGCTGGTGAAGCCGTTCGATCCCGAGCAGCTGTTGGCCACCGTCAAGCGCGTGCTCGGCTGA
- a CDS encoding STAS domain-containing protein, with amino-acid sequence MGSKTTKQGNGGARVIALPADFRLGSVADVKAELIEAFDAPAAQLDGAGVERVDTAALQLLVAFRREATARGQSPAWLGVSEVMRDAAGVLGLAQALELPAPMPA; translated from the coding sequence ATGGGCAGCAAGACGACCAAGCAAGGCAACGGTGGGGCGCGCGTGATCGCGCTGCCGGCCGACTTCCGGCTCGGCAGCGTGGCCGACGTCAAGGCCGAACTGATTGAAGCATTCGACGCGCCCGCCGCCCAGCTGGACGGCGCCGGCGTGGAGCGGGTGGACACCGCGGCCCTGCAGCTGCTGGTGGCGTTCCGTCGCGAGGCGACGGCGCGTGGCCAGTCGCCGGCGTGGCTGGGGGTTAGCGAAGTCATGCGTGACGCGGCCGGCGTGCTCGGCCTCGCACAGGCTCTGGAATTGCCGGCACCGATGCCGGCCTGA
- a CDS encoding flagellar hook-length control protein FliK: MIIQPTSLAALAWAGAASGSAAESWRIGTVLSARPLGINPDGMMVLQIGALTVETEAPSGQQLPAQFQLRVLSLGAQPMLELVAPQMPEPASQLAMRERLPQQNGYAPLLATLDALAQRPALRQLPAYIRPALALLEHGVRTPAEITRGEGLSEAIKRSGLFLESQLAQPHLDMAGLSQEDWKGALLRLASLLDDYLPTPTRRGPSSTATETPPPLQQRGLQAQPRAALPVSLLEDDVDALLSRLHGEVHAALARVEVAQLEATTASAWMVEIPLQGEDGRDILQIQLQNHADTDAGSSWTFGFAIDLPSLGPIQGELQLRDLRLAVRLWAERADTVHRLEQQFGALRHALLSSGLILDQLSCQQGLPHSSNPHSAILLRTMA, encoded by the coding sequence TTGATCATTCAACCCACCAGCCTCGCAGCCCTTGCCTGGGCCGGCGCCGCGTCTGGCAGTGCCGCCGAGAGCTGGCGCATCGGTACCGTGCTGTCCGCGCGCCCGCTGGGGATCAATCCCGACGGGATGATGGTGCTGCAGATCGGCGCCCTCACCGTGGAAACGGAGGCACCCAGCGGCCAGCAGCTGCCGGCACAGTTCCAGTTGCGCGTGCTCAGCCTGGGCGCGCAGCCCATGCTGGAACTGGTGGCGCCGCAGATGCCCGAGCCCGCCAGTCAGCTGGCGATGCGCGAGCGGCTGCCGCAACAGAATGGCTACGCGCCCCTGCTGGCCACGCTGGACGCGCTGGCCCAGCGCCCCGCGCTGCGCCAGTTGCCCGCGTACATCCGCCCGGCGCTGGCCTTGCTGGAACACGGCGTACGCACGCCCGCCGAGATCACCCGTGGTGAAGGCCTGAGCGAAGCGATCAAGCGCAGCGGCCTGTTCCTCGAATCGCAACTGGCCCAGCCTCACCTGGATATGGCTGGCCTGAGCCAGGAAGACTGGAAGGGAGCGCTGTTGCGCCTGGCCAGTCTGCTCGACGACTACCTGCCCACGCCCACCCGGCGCGGGCCATCTTCAACCGCCACGGAAACGCCACCGCCGCTGCAGCAACGTGGCCTGCAGGCACAGCCTCGCGCTGCCCTGCCGGTGTCCCTGCTGGAAGACGATGTCGATGCCCTGCTCAGCCGCCTGCACGGTGAAGTGCATGCGGCGCTGGCGCGCGTGGAAGTCGCCCAGCTAGAGGCCACGACGGCCTCGGCATGGATGGTGGAGATCCCCCTGCAGGGCGAGGATGGCCGCGACATCCTGCAGATCCAGCTGCAGAACCACGCTGATACCGATGCCGGATCGTCGTGGACGTTCGGCTTCGCCATCGACCTGCCATCGCTGGGGCCCATCCAGGGCGAACTGCAACTGCGCGACCTGCGCCTGGCCGTGCGACTGTGGGCAGAGCGAGCCGATACGGTGCATCGCCTTGAACAACAGTTCGGCGCGCT